One window of Neptuniibacter halophilus genomic DNA carries:
- the ilvD gene encoding dihydroxy-acid dehydratase, with amino-acid sequence MPQYRSRQTTHGRENAGARALWRATGVCDQDFGKPIIAVANSFTQFVPGHVHLKDIGQMVAREIEQAGGIAKEFNTIAVDDGIAQGHDGMLYSLPSRDIIADSVEYMVNAHCADALICISNCDKITPGMLMAAMRLNIPTIFVSGGPMEAGRVQLAEQILRIDPVDAYVAGMRKDVSDEKALEMEQNACPTCGSCSGMFTANSMNCLNEALGLALPGNGSMLATHTDRRELFLQASRQIVDITRRYYEEDDASVLPRNVANARAFHNAMTMDIAMGGSTNTILHLLAAAQEGEIDFTMADIDRLSRQIPHLCKVSPATPDYYMEDVHRAGGVFGILGELDRAGLLDTSVSTVHSATLADALQQWDVCRNPDPQLEQFFRAGPAGIRTTEAFSQECRWDTLDKDRQQGCIRDINHAYSREGGLAVLFGNIAEDGCIVKTAGVRAEMLLFEGIARVFDDQDLAIAALSADEIEPGTCVIIRHEGPKGGPGMQEMLLPTSLLKAKGLDSSCALLTDGRFSGATSGLSIGHTSPEAANKGALGLVEDGDLIKIDIPARSIQVAVSDETMAQRRQAMEARGDQAWKPAQPRKRRVSLSLKAFGYLATSADKGGVRNREILK; translated from the coding sequence ATGCCACAGTATCGTTCAAGACAAACCACCCACGGCCGCGAAAACGCCGGGGCCCGTGCTCTATGGCGCGCCACTGGCGTATGTGATCAGGATTTCGGCAAGCCGATTATCGCCGTAGCCAACTCCTTTACCCAGTTTGTACCGGGCCATGTACATCTCAAAGATATAGGTCAGATGGTTGCCCGCGAGATTGAGCAGGCAGGCGGTATCGCCAAAGAGTTCAATACCATCGCGGTCGATGATGGCATTGCTCAGGGCCATGACGGCATGCTCTACAGCCTGCCGTCCCGGGATATTATTGCCGACTCCGTGGAGTATATGGTTAACGCACACTGTGCCGATGCCCTGATCTGTATCTCCAACTGTGACAAGATCACTCCGGGCATGCTGATGGCCGCCATGCGCCTTAACATTCCGACGATCTTTGTCTCCGGTGGCCCGATGGAAGCGGGTCGGGTACAGCTCGCCGAACAGATACTGCGTATCGATCCGGTGGATGCTTATGTCGCCGGTATGCGCAAAGATGTGTCCGATGAAAAAGCGTTAGAGATGGAACAGAACGCCTGCCCGACCTGCGGCTCCTGCTCCGGCATGTTCACCGCCAACTCGATGAACTGTCTGAATGAAGCACTGGGGCTGGCACTGCCGGGTAATGGCAGTATGCTGGCCACGCACACAGACCGCCGTGAGCTGTTTTTGCAGGCCAGCCGACAGATTGTTGATATCACCCGACGCTACTATGAAGAGGATGACGCCAGCGTACTGCCCCGCAACGTTGCCAACGCCCGCGCCTTCCATAATGCGATGACCATGGATATCGCCATGGGCGGTTCCACTAATACGATTCTGCATCTGCTGGCCGCCGCACAGGAGGGAGAGATCGACTTTACCATGGCCGATATCGATCGACTTTCACGGCAGATTCCGCATCTGTGCAAAGTCTCCCCTGCCACCCCGGATTACTATATGGAAGACGTGCATCGCGCCGGTGGTGTATTCGGCATCCTCGGCGAGCTTGACCGGGCCGGCCTGCTCGACACCTCTGTGAGCACCGTGCACAGCGCCACTCTGGCCGATGCCTTGCAACAATGGGATGTTTGCCGCAATCCAGACCCGCAACTGGAACAGTTCTTCCGTGCAGGCCCTGCCGGTATCCGAACCACCGAGGCGTTCAGTCAGGAATGTCGCTGGGACACACTGGATAAGGATCGCCAGCAGGGCTGTATCCGCGATATAAACCACGCTTACTCCCGGGAAGGCGGGCTGGCCGTCCTGTTCGGCAACATCGCCGAGGATGGCTGTATCGTTAAAACCGCCGGTGTGCGCGCAGAGATGTTGCTGTTCGAAGGGATCGCGCGGGTATTTGATGATCAGGATCTGGCCATTGCGGCCCTGAGTGCCGACGAGATTGAACCCGGCACCTGCGTCATTATCCGCCACGAGGGCCCTAAAGGCGGTCCGGGGATGCAGGAGATGCTACTCCCCACCAGCCTGCTCAAAGCCAAGGGGCTGGACAGCAGTTGCGCCCTGCTTACCGATGGCCGTTTCTCAGGCGCAACCTCCGGCCTTTCCATCGGCCACACCTCACCGGAAGCCGCCAATAAAGGCGCACTGGGTCTGGTTGAGGATGGCGATCTGATTAAAATCGATATCCCGGCCCGCTCCATTCAGGTCGCGGTATCTGATGAGACAATGGCGCAGCGGCGTCAGGCGATGGAAGCCCGTGGAGATCAGGCCTGGAAACCGGCTCAGCCACGCAAACGCCGTGTCAGCCTCTCCCTCAAAGCATTCGGCTACCTGGCTACCAGCGCAGACAAAGGCGGCGTTCGTAACCGGGAGATTCTGAAGTAA